A genomic window from Sulfurospirillum multivorans DSM 12446 includes:
- a CDS encoding HD domain-containing phosphohydrolase, giving the protein MSFIRILGAQGSRSKNAFTTCIQVNNHTLIDAGNIMYALGEEALHVNRIFFSHAHLDHVIDTAFLIDHFFTKRTETLYLYGLAHTIEALQKHLFNDVLWPDFSQIHLPNSTTPALTYVEIEPNQPYTIEEGITLTPFLANHTVPCCGYIIEQNGSSVLFSGDTFHNEALWQKLNETPSIKALIIDVSFPNHFVKIATESKHLTPQFLEHALKQLTRTDLKLYINHLKPLHAALIIQELGEIGIKEEMVLRDGERIELSSGTLHRPLNTPKNDERVQKLTEIGTALSASESLDVLLEMIVTEAKNLTHADGGTLYLLEKEHLHFKVVQTDSLEIKMGGTGEKITWPPLPLHLENGAPNKAMVAVTCALENRLISIADVYEAIGFSFDGTKTFDQGTGYRSKSMLVIPMRNHEQEIIGVLQLLNKMDVQNHNVISFDDEDEKITLSLASQAAIAITNTSLIQGLETLLESFLKSIIFAIGKKSPYTAGHVKRMVKLSVMLAEAINHDTNVYAHKHFSSDEIKQINFAALMHDIGKLATPEHVMDKATKLQTLFDRVELVESRIQMIEKALHVKFLEDKFALLEGNQQENVSSLETQYQEKIATLHAASKLIQTSNKGDTPLSEEAVTQIQTLSTQTWQIGDETYTILSKDEAHHLSTQNGTLTFEEREIINAHAKLSVDILNRLPFPKKYRQIPQISGNHHEKLNGRGYPQGLKGDEISFEARILAIADIFEALTASDRPYKAGMPLSVAMKILYAMAKEGELDVDLVKFFYTSGTYLEYAKAFLPQRSIDEIVLDFEKP; this is encoded by the coding sequence ATGAGTTTTATTCGCATTTTAGGCGCTCAAGGAAGCAGGTCCAAAAACGCCTTTACCACCTGCATTCAGGTCAATAACCATACGTTAATAGATGCAGGTAATATTATGTACGCACTAGGCGAAGAGGCTTTACATGTAAACCGTATTTTTTTCTCCCACGCCCATTTAGATCACGTCATCGACACGGCATTTTTGATCGACCATTTTTTTACCAAACGCACTGAAACGCTCTATCTCTACGGACTTGCTCACACCATTGAAGCCTTACAAAAGCATCTTTTTAATGACGTTCTTTGGCCCGATTTTAGTCAAATCCATCTGCCAAATTCCACCACGCCTGCACTCACCTATGTTGAAATAGAGCCCAATCAACCCTACACCATTGAAGAGGGCATCACGCTCACCCCATTTTTAGCCAACCATACCGTGCCGTGTTGCGGTTACATCATCGAACAAAACGGAAGTAGTGTGCTTTTTTCAGGCGACACGTTCCACAACGAAGCGCTTTGGCAAAAGCTCAATGAAACGCCCTCCATCAAAGCGCTCATCATCGATGTTTCGTTCCCCAACCACTTTGTCAAAATTGCGACCGAGAGCAAACACCTCACGCCCCAGTTTCTTGAACATGCGTTAAAACAGCTTACCCGCACTGATTTGAAACTCTACATCAACCATCTCAAACCACTTCATGCGGCGTTGATTATTCAAGAACTTGGTGAGATTGGTATTAAAGAAGAGATGGTCTTGCGTGATGGCGAGAGGATTGAGCTCTCTTCTGGTACACTGCATCGTCCTTTAAACACTCCAAAAAATGACGAGCGCGTTCAAAAACTCACCGAAATTGGCACAGCCCTCTCGGCAAGTGAAAGCCTTGATGTTCTCTTAGAGATGATCGTCACCGAAGCTAAAAATCTCACGCACGCCGATGGAGGAACGCTCTATCTGCTAGAAAAAGAGCACCTCCATTTCAAAGTGGTGCAAACCGACTCACTGGAGATCAAAATGGGAGGAACGGGTGAGAAAATCACATGGCCACCACTGCCGTTGCATCTTGAAAATGGCGCACCCAATAAAGCGATGGTTGCCGTCACCTGCGCACTTGAAAACCGTTTGATTAGCATCGCTGATGTGTATGAAGCCATTGGATTTTCCTTTGATGGCACGAAAACGTTTGATCAAGGAACAGGGTATCGCTCCAAATCCATGTTGGTCATTCCCATGAGAAACCACGAACAAGAGATCATCGGCGTGTTACAGCTGCTCAATAAAATGGATGTGCAAAACCATAACGTCATCTCATTTGATGATGAAGATGAAAAAATCACCCTCTCACTGGCATCTCAAGCCGCCATTGCCATCACCAACACTTCCCTAATTCAAGGGCTTGAAACGCTTTTGGAATCTTTTTTGAAAAGCATCATTTTTGCCATCGGCAAGAAATCGCCCTACACCGCAGGACACGTCAAACGTATGGTCAAGCTGAGTGTTATGCTCGCTGAAGCGATTAACCACGACACGAACGTCTACGCACACAAACACTTCAGCAGTGATGAGATCAAACAGATCAATTTTGCCGCCCTCATGCACGATATAGGCAAACTTGCAACGCCTGAACATGTGATGGATAAAGCAACGAAACTCCAAACCTTGTTTGACCGCGTTGAGCTTGTCGAAAGCCGCATTCAGATGATCGAAAAAGCGTTACATGTAAAGTTTTTGGAAGATAAATTTGCCCTTTTAGAAGGCAACCAACAGGAAAATGTGAGCTCGCTTGAAACACAGTATCAAGAAAAAATTGCAACCTTGCATGCTGCGTCCAAACTCATCCAAACAAGCAATAAAGGCGATACGCCCCTTAGCGAGGAAGCCGTAACGCAGATTCAAACCCTTTCAACGCAAACGTGGCAGATTGGCGATGAGACCTACACGATTTTAAGCAAGGATGAAGCGCATCATTTGAGCACACAAAATGGTACGCTCACGTTTGAAGAGCGCGAAATTATCAATGCCCACGCCAAACTCAGCGTCGATATTTTAAACCGTCTCCCTTTTCCTAAAAAATACCGCCAAATTCCTCAAATTTCAGGCAACCACCATGAAAAGCTCAACGGTAGAGGTTATCCCCAAGGGCTCAAAGGCGATGAAATCAGCTTTGAAGCGCGTATCTTAGCTATTGCCGATATTTTTGAAGCCCTCACGGCGAGTGATCGACCTTATAAAGCAGGCATGCCCCTCTCCGTGGCGATGAAAATTCTCTATGCCATGGCAAAAGAGGGTGAACTTGATGTCGATCTTGTGAAATTTTTCTACACATCAGGCACCTATTTAGAATACGCCAAAGCGTTTTTACCACAGCGTAGCATCGATGAGATCGTCCTTGATTTTGAGAAGCCTTAA
- the secG gene encoding preprotein translocase subunit SecG, translating into MTSVLLVLQFVLTAILTVSVLLQKSSSIGLGAYSGSNESLFGAKGPAGFMAKFTFIVGILFIANTLTLGYFYNQDKKVSIAEDIKIEKSVVPSVPAPATTAPAAPEAPTSK; encoded by the coding sequence ATGACCTCCGTTTTATTGGTTTTACAATTTGTATTAACCGCTATTTTAACTGTTTCTGTACTGCTTCAAAAAAGCTCCTCTATCGGTCTTGGCGCTTACAGTGGAAGCAATGAATCTCTTTTTGGTGCAAAAGGACCAGCAGGTTTCATGGCAAAATTCACCTTTATTGTAGGAATCTTGTTTATTGCAAATACGCTCACATTAGGTTATTTTTACAACCAAGATAAAAAAGTATCGATTGCTGAAGATATTAAAATCGAAAAAAGCGTTGTACCAAGTGTTCCAGCTCCTGCGACAACAGCACCAGCAGCCCCTGAAGCTCCAACGTCTAAATAA
- a CDS encoding polysaccharide deacetylase family protein, with the protein MKSFWLVVCLSVMVWADAHIFIYHRFNDARYPTTNTTLEELRKEFDFFKKNGYEVIPLEKLVNALHAKEPIPDNWVVLTIDDNYKSFYEHGLALFKEYNYPFSMFVYVGATEQKYGDYMSWEQLREISKYGALEFHSLNHPHMTELSNEALKKDFDEGLNLFEKRLSIKPRYFSYPFGEFSPRVKAIAQSYGFEAIVNQNMGAVASFSDPLDLDRSALVGKSNLEGFLKYKALETTWFKPSVLLEDGKLTSLHVKAHTTAQKGGIYISEQGYFEVSLSDGVFEAQINKILTKERTRIIVSVGNTISTKLLVKDKYGTQ; encoded by the coding sequence ATGAAATCTTTTTGGCTTGTGGTGTGTCTCAGTGTGATGGTATGGGCCGATGCCCATATCTTCATCTACCATCGTTTTAACGATGCCAGATACCCCACGACCAATACAACGCTCGAAGAGCTTCGCAAAGAGTTTGACTTCTTCAAAAAAAATGGCTACGAAGTGATACCCCTTGAAAAACTGGTTAACGCCCTTCACGCTAAAGAGCCCATCCCCGATAACTGGGTCGTTCTTACCATTGATGATAACTACAAAAGTTTTTATGAGCATGGTTTAGCCCTTTTTAAAGAGTACAACTACCCCTTTTCGATGTTCGTTTATGTGGGAGCTACGGAGCAAAAGTATGGCGATTATATGAGCTGGGAACAGCTTCGTGAAATCTCTAAGTACGGCGCTTTAGAGTTTCATTCACTGAACCATCCGCACATGACCGAACTGAGCAACGAAGCGCTTAAAAAAGATTTTGATGAAGGCTTAAACCTCTTTGAAAAACGCCTTAGCATAAAACCGCGCTACTTCTCCTATCCGTTTGGTGAGTTTAGTCCGCGTGTGAAAGCCATCGCGCAAAGCTATGGGTTTGAAGCGATTGTGAACCAAAATATGGGCGCGGTTGCGAGCTTTAGCGATCCGCTTGATTTAGACCGCTCCGCGTTGGTTGGCAAGAGTAATTTAGAGGGATTTTTAAAGTACAAAGCCCTTGAAACCACATGGTTTAAGCCTAGTGTATTGCTCGAAGATGGCAAACTTACCTCTTTACATGTAAAGGCACACACCACCGCACAAAAAGGCGGCATCTACATCAGTGAACAGGGCTATTTTGAGGTCAGTTTAAGCGATGGCGTTTTTGAAGCTCAGATCAATAAAATACTCACCAAAGAGCGCACACGGATCATTGTCTCCGTGGGCAACACAATTTCAACGAAACTACTTGTAAAGGATAAATATGGAACTCAGTAA
- the frr gene encoding ribosome recycling factor has protein sequence MELSKIYAEQKEHMEKCIAALKRDFMTIRSGKVSTTILDNIHVDYYGTPTGLSQVATVLTTDATTITISPWEKKMLREIEKAIMQANIGVNPNNDGETIKLFFPPMTTDQRKEGAKQAKAMGDKAKIAIRNVRKDSNDQVKKLEKDKIITEDGSKKGQDEVQKITDATVSKVDELVREKESELLKI, from the coding sequence ATGGAACTCAGTAAAATCTATGCTGAACAAAAAGAGCATATGGAAAAATGTATCGCGGCACTCAAACGCGACTTTATGACGATTCGCAGTGGTAAGGTCTCTACGACCATTTTAGACAACATTCATGTTGATTACTACGGAACACCAACAGGTCTTAGCCAAGTAGCGACTGTTTTAACCACCGATGCAACGACGATTACGATTTCTCCGTGGGAGAAAAAGATGCTCAGAGAGATCGAAAAAGCGATCATGCAGGCCAACATCGGGGTCAATCCGAATAACGATGGCGAAACCATTAAACTTTTCTTCCCTCCAATGACAACAGACCAGCGTAAAGAGGGTGCTAAACAAGCCAAAGCAATGGGCGATAAAGCCAAAATTGCGATTCGCAATGTCCGTAAAGACTCAAATGACCAAGTGAAAAAACTCGAAAAAGACAAGATTATCACGGAAGACGGTTCTAAAAAAGGACAAGACGAAGTGCAAAAAATCACCGATGCAACGGTTTCAAAAGTCGATGAGCTCGTAAGAGAAAAAGAATCTGAACTCCTAAAAATTTAA
- the pyrE gene encoding orotate phosphoribosyltransferase: MQVEKIYKDANALLEGHFLLSSGKHSRYYLQSAKVLEDPRVAEQLAVELAKMINASNVEIDTICSPALGGVLAGYELARALGKRFIFAERVNGEMTIRRGFEVKKGEKILVCEDIITTGGSALEAANIAESMGGVIVGFAALANRGFCKRVGSDLVGKSTCKLPNDAPFFALADFEFDIYEPSECPLCKEGSVAIKPGSRGN, from the coding sequence ATGCAAGTTGAAAAAATTTATAAAGATGCCAATGCCCTGTTAGAGGGACACTTTTTACTCAGCAGTGGCAAACACTCACGCTATTACCTTCAAAGTGCGAAAGTCTTGGAAGATCCTAGAGTTGCAGAGCAGTTAGCCGTTGAATTGGCGAAAATGATCAACGCTTCCAACGTAGAGATCGACACCATCTGCTCCCCAGCGCTGGGTGGCGTTTTAGCAGGCTACGAGCTTGCACGTGCCCTTGGTAAACGCTTCATTTTCGCGGAGCGTGTGAACGGTGAGATGACGATTCGCAGAGGTTTTGAAGTCAAAAAAGGTGAGAAAATTTTGGTCTGTGAAGACATCATCACAACCGGTGGTTCTGCTTTAGAAGCGGCAAACATTGCTGAAAGTATGGGTGGTGTGATCGTTGGATTTGCAGCCCTTGCGAACCGTGGTTTTTGTAAACGTGTGGGAAGCGATCTTGTGGGCAAGTCTACATGTAAACTTCCAAACGACGCACCCTTTTTCGCATTGGCTGATTTTGAATTTGACATTTACGAGCCAAGTGAATGCCCTTTGTGTAAAGAGGGAAGCGTAGCGATCAAACCCGGTAGCAGAGGAAACTAA